A DNA window from Nycticebus coucang isolate mNycCou1 chromosome 1, mNycCou1.pri, whole genome shotgun sequence contains the following coding sequences:
- the LOC128588047 gene encoding LOW QUALITY PROTEIN: leucine-rich repeat protein SHOC-2-like (The sequence of the model RefSeq protein was modified relative to this genomic sequence to represent the inferred CDS: inserted 1 base in 1 codon; deleted 1 base in 1 codon; substituted 1 base at 1 genomic stop codon) yields the protein MSSSLGKEKDSKEKDPKVPSAKEREKEAKASGGFGKESKEKEPKTKGKDAKDGKKDSSAAQPGVAFSVDNTIKRPNPAPGTRKKSSNAEVIKELKKCREENSMRLDLSKRSIHILPSSIKELTQLTELYLYSNKLQSLPAEVGCPVNLMTLALSENLLTSLPDSLDNLKKLRMLDLWHNKLREIPSVVYRLDSLTTLYLRFTRITTVXKDIKNLSKLSMLSIRENKIKQLPAEIGELCNFITLDVAHNQLEHLPKEIGNCTQITNLDLQHSELLDLPDTIGNLSSLSRLGLRYNRLSAIPISLAKCSALEELNLENNNISTLPESLLSSLVKLNSLTLARNCFQLYPVGGPSQFSTIYSLNMEHNRINKIPFGIFSRLKVLSKLNMKDNQLTSLPLDFGTWTSMVELNLDTNQLTKIPEDVSGLVSLEVLIFSNNLLKKLPHGLGNLRKLRELDLEENKLESLPNEIAYLKDLQKLVLTNNQLTTLPRGIGHLTNLTHLGLGENLLTHLPEEIDTLENLXEPYLNDNPNLQSLPFELALCSKLSIMSIENCPFSHLPPQIVAGGPSFIIQFLKMQGPYCAMV from the exons ATGAGTAGtagtttaggaaaagaaaaagactctaAAGAAAAAGATCCCAAAGTACCATCagccaaggaaagagaaaaggaggcaaAAGCCTCTGGAGGTTttgggaaagaaagcaaagaaaaagaacctaAGACCAAAGGGAAAGATGCCAAAGATGGAAAGAAGGACTCTAGTGCTGCCCAACCAGGGGTGGCATTTTCAGTTGACAATACGATCAAACGGCCAAATCCAGCACCTGGGACTAGGAAAAAATCCAGTAATGCAGAGGTGATTAAAGAGCTCAAAAAATGCCGGGAAGAGAATTCAATGCGTTTGGACTTATCCAAGAGATCTATACACATATTGCCATCATCAATCAAAGAGTTGACTCAATTAACAGAACTTTATTTATACAGCAACAAATTACAGTCCCTTCCAGCAGAGGTGGGCTGCCCAGTAAATCTCATGACACTGGCGTTAAGTGAAAATTTACTTACCAGTTTGCCTGACTCACTTGATAACTTGAAGAAGCTGCGGATGCTTGATTTATGGCATAATAAACTGAGAGAAATTCCTTCAGTGGTGTACAGGCTAGATTCTCTCACCACTCTATACCTTCGCTTTACTCGTATAACTACTG GAAAAGACATCAAAAATCTGTCAAAACTCAGCATGCTTAGCATTCGAGAGAACAAAATCAAACAACTGCCTGCTGAAATTGGTGAATTATGTAACTTCATTACGCTGGATGTAGCTCACAATCAACTTGAACACCTTCCAAAGGAGATTGGAAACTGCACACAGATAACCAACCTTGACTTGCAGCACAGTGAACTGCTAGATCTCCCAGATACTATAGGAAACCTGTCCAGTTTAAGTCGTCTTGGCCTGAGATATAACAGACTATCAGCAATACCCATATCATTAGCAAAATGCAGTGCACTTGAAGAATTAAATTTAGAGAACAATAACATTTCTACTTTACCAGAGAGTCTTTTATCAAGTCTCGTGAAACTGAATAGTTTGACTTTAGCTAGAAATTGCTTCCAGTTATATCCAGTAGGTGGGCCATCTCAGTTTTCTACCATCTATTCTCTCAATATGGAACACAATCGAATCAATAAAATTCCATTTGGAATCTTCTCCAGATTAAAAGTATTAAGTAAGCTGAATATGAAGGACAATCAGTTAACATCACTTCCCTTGGATTTTGGAACTTGGACCAGTATGGTAGAATTGAATTTAGACACTAATCAGCTGACAAAGATTCCTGAGGATGTGTCTGGTCTCGTGTCTCTTGAGGTTCTAATATTTTCAAACAATCTTCTAAAGAAGCTTCCCCATGGTCTTGGAAACCTTAGAAAGTTGAGAGAGTTGGATCTAGAGGAGAACAAATTGGAATCCTTGCCAAATGAAATTGCTTATCTTAAGGATTTACAGAAATTAGTCTTGACAAACAACCAGTTGACCACTCTTCCCAGAGGCATTGGTCACCTTACCAATCTCACTCATCTTGGCCTTGGAGAGAACCTACTTACTCATCTTCCTGAGGAAATTGATACACTGGAGAACCTATAAGAACCGTATTTGAATGACAACCCCAACCTACAAAGCCTCCCTTTTGAGCTGGCTCTCTGCAGCAAACTTTCAATCATGAGTATTGAGAACTGTCCATTCAGCCACCTTCCACCTCAGATTGTTGCT GGGGGGCCTTCTTTCATCATTCAGTTCCTAAAGATGCAGGGTCCATATTGTGCCATGGTCTGA